A single region of the Jaculus jaculus isolate mJacJac1 chromosome 15, mJacJac1.mat.Y.cur, whole genome shotgun sequence genome encodes:
- the LOC123455077 gene encoding histone H4-like, whose translation MSGRGKGGAKQHRKVLRDNIQGITKPAIRRLARGVKRISGLIYEETRGVLKVFPENVIREAVTYTEHAKRKTVTAMDVVYTLKRQGRTLYGLAAEDTAPSRHQQQRPFSGPPPFH comes from the coding sequence ATGTCTGGTCGTGGCAAGGGCGGCGCCAAGCAGCACCGCAAGGTCCTGCGCGACAACATCCAGGGCATCACCAAGCCTGCCATCCGGCGCCTGGCCCGCGGCGTCAAGCGCATCTCCGGCCTCATCTACGAGGAGACCCGCGGGGTGCTCAAGGTCTTCCCGGAGAACGTGATACGGGAAGCCGTCACGTACACGGAGCACGCCAAGCGCAAGACGGTCACGGCCATGGACGTGGTGTACACGCTCAAGCGCCAGGGCCGCACGCTCTACGGCTTGGCGGCTGAGGACACCGCGCCCTCCCGCCATCAGCAACAAAGGCCCTTTTCAGGGCCACCACCTTTTCACTAA